TTGGATATAGATTTGTTCCTCCGGAGTCAAGTGATCATCCATGTTATATTGGGCCTTATGAGCGCAAGAACATAGAGTTGTTCTTAGTGAGGGGCatttatgccaggcacccgtacattGCTGAGTGTGTGTGATTATGAGGGGCACTTGTGTGCCAGACAAACGAGGTGTACTGAGTGTGTATGGATTGGTACTGAATCTATGAAAAGAttgagtttatatatatatatatatatatatatatatatatatatatatatatatatatatatatatatatatatatatcgtgcaACCATGTAGGAGCATTCCTTTATTTGCTATTTCATGCACATTGTTATCTTATGTGGACTCGATGAAAGAATTTTGCTTTGATCATTATATATGAGAAGCATTCTTATTATCTTCTTTGATTGTAATTTATATTACTGGTACTCACTGTTTCGAATCTGTTCCTTCTCTTTATTTGCACTTACTGATTATTTGATTATGGAAGTAAGTATCTTGCTGGTCAAAGTCTCATCACTACTTATTCGATGTTAGACTTgaacttattgagtacattaggccatttgtactcatactacacttatgcacttcttgtacagatttagGTGTTGGTTCCAGTGGAGACTCAAGATAGTGCTACATATCCGTTCACAGACCCTTGAAGTTGCATTCCTCTATTTGATTATTACAATTTATCTATTCAGataatattgtaaatttattctaGACCGTTGTATTTTATTACTCTTAGAAGTTCATGTAATCAGTGATACTAGATCTGGAAATGTGGTATTGTATTGTGCTTGGTTATAAGACTTAGCCTTATCTATAATATTACTGAACTTGTTTAGACTTATTATATCTATGCTAATGACTTTGATTAATGTTTGAGATTGTTGGTTCGCCTAGACGGTGTGTTAGATGCCATCACATTCATTGGtaggttttggatcgtgacatatcCTTAGCGTGGCCTAGTCGTTTACAATAGTCACAAAATGTAGGGACATATTGGTGTTAGGAAAATTGTTGTTGGGAGAATAATTAGTGCAGAAGTTGGCATTTCATGTGGTATTAACATGAATGGAAGTGAATTCAACTTCTAGTTAGTTAAAATGCCTTATTTCCTGCTGTTTCTCATCTTGTATCAACAAAGAGAAAGCATGTGTCATTGACGGTAAGTGATTCATCATAAGAATGCTCCCACGCACCACTGTATAAACCTCATTTAGGCCCATGAAAAGTTGAATAAGCCGACTATCCTGTTTGGCTCTATGCATTTTCTCCTTGGCCCGTATGTACAACAATAATTGTATTGTATTTTGTTACTTAAAGTATTCAATTATTCACAAAGCTTCTTTAATTTAGTGTCCTAGTTGTTGATGTCAAGGATTACCTGATACAAATCATTTATTTCTTTCTGAATTTGATACAACCTAGCACTATTAGTTTGTTTATAGAAATCCACCAATTCTATTCACAACTCGATATAATCATTGACGAACTCTATACTGTCTGAAATATCTTTgaaaaaagaatttaaaattcATGAAGTTACCATATCATCAGATCATTTCTAATAACGAAGCTAAGGAGACTGAGGATCTGGACGTCTACACTTGCCATTGATGAAACTTAATTTGTTCGTTATAGATAAAGCTCTCAATACTCTTGGTCTTCAGGATCGATAGCCAATGCCATTGAAAGGAACTAGAAAAAGTATAACAACCGGATTATCACATGAATGCAAATAGAGAGGATCACTCGGATCAACTTCGCTACTCACAATAACGGCGACACTTGTATCAACAACGATCGCATCCAGTTGATCAACAACAACcatgagaagaaaaaaaaacaaaattgatGAGGAGAAACAACTAATTGCATTAAGAAAAAGAATGAGTTGAACTCTAATATTGTGATGGAAGCGGAGAATCACCACTACATGAATCGATCGAAATAGGGCAAGATAAAAGATGAAGAAGCGAGAAAACCCAGATGAGAGAGGAGGAATTAGGAGCtcctgtgctctgataccaaaagTGCTTTCAGTTGATGAATGCTAAATAAGTAGAGAATATGCAAATGTATTTTCTCACCTTTACCTTTATATAACATGAGCTGAAATGAATTGGAGTCACATGTTTTATGTCTCTTTTTGCTCTTCTATTTGCCTAAATTTAGAGAATTATTCTTTATTTTCACTAAATTTATTTTGGTCCTTAAGTTGTAACTTGTAAAAatggtattttttttcttttcaaaagcaCAAGTTTTTAGGATTTCTGGACGATATTGTAAGGtcccataaaattttacctaaaaccctgggtttcgtggtgccgaagtagacttatgtgttgacgattgtagctttttgggttgaacagtgcgttggggagttgaagaatttTTTTGAaagtgcagggcatttctgcggtccattctgcagTCGCAAAACTGATATGCagaccgcagatctgccgcagattgaagcagaaacttgagaaaatttttggaccattatgtggtccattaatcattttgcgggccgcataactagGGGTGCTCAAAATCGAATCGAAACCAAAAACCGAACCGCAAAAgtggcttaatggcttattgataACGGGTTATCAGTTTAACGGTTGGGGAACGAATTGACATTttattattaacggcttatcggtttgggggtggattattcaattttcttatcggataaaccgttaacccgttaagaatatatatatatatatatatatatatatatatatatatatatatatatatatatatatatatatatatatatccatatgtatattaaataataaaatcctTTCCATACTTTCACATATCTAGTACTGGACCAGTATTACTCTATTAGAATTTAGAAACCCTAACATCTAAAATTCCTAATTTCCCTCAGATCTCATAAGCAACAACAACCCAGATCTCATTTCTTTGAAGCTGTAGAAATTGAAGCATTGCTAGGCGTTAGCTACAACAATTATATTTTGGATGTCTCCAATTACTCTAGATTTAATGTCTAAAATTCCATTTTATCTCTAGTTGTATTCTGGACTCATTTTGACAGATGTAATTGCCATGTTAGGAAGTGTTAACTGTTATGTTAACTGAAGTACTCCTGGATTTTTGCTGGTATTTACTAATTACTAGTAACCGTTAACATGAAGGGCCAAAATAGTCCTCTGTAATACAGATTGAACTacgccgataaaccgcccgataatagctaaatCGATACCAATTCGCCTGATATTTTATCGGGTGGCTAacagattaatacatttaaaaactgataaccgataagccaaatcgttaagagtaaataaccgtcTGATCCGCTCGATAAGCAGTCCTACGCATAACCCATCGTAGACCCAGCACAAAAATTTATGGAGGAaagttctacggtgcattatgcgaccgcataataggtctgcggaccgcagaccggtcACATCGTGAGGCAGGGGTGCCCAGTTTCGGAGGGTCATTATCCGGACCGCAaaagcgttatgcggtcgcatatgcgaccgcagatctgcatcggggctttattttttttaatttttgaacccgaccccattcttataaaacagtcTTAGGGATCAatttagaaggttcaaacttatattttagagagaggaaggtggtctagagtgagaaaaGGAATTTCTAAGTCActtgttcatcaatctttgctcaatccttgaagaattctctagggtaactcacaaggtcttcgaccaaaaggtaaggttctagccctagccttcaatttcgagatttgactgaaaataggtaataagccaagtaATTCTTGGGCGTgagagttgttcattatgcatgcatgtactatctagggttgtggggagattgttgagctcaatggGGTAGATTTTGGATAGTGAAAtagaggaatccaccataggaggaccttgagatCATAATGGCCatctaatgtttgataaaatgttcaaatgagctagaattatgaactccttcctaattcgtGTTCAATGTTGTtgtgtctctaaatagatcaaagttgctaggattccggaattgtgtagtgaattaaggaaagttCAAAGcgaagtatgttggctaaactcctcttttagaattgaaccccacaatggcctcgtaagtcccgtgatgctcattataaattgattattccaaataagccttgtgtcaaaataaatatgcgttcaatatgtattccaaagattcttgttatgttgagttactgttgagaatgtggtttaagtatgggcagtgtgttattatgttatgatttaaaaacgtgattctaatgaaagctatcatgtcaaattgtgtaagaaatcacatgtgcctaagaccctaaattgctcaaatatgtgtttaaagtcttaatttgaaaggccttattgttgattatccatgatgatatttgaaagtgaaagaagagaacacgaaatatgatgtgcggccaacgtgccaagaatgatattgcgtcatggccattagtgccaataaaatgaatgataTGCAAAACATTACGAAATAAGTGGCAAATTATTTTAATAGTAAATTCTTTGGGAGTAccgattagccaccgaggaagggtaggtcgaaataacctaaccccgaacctacacgtgccggtgtaggagtgattgaggggtaaattcaAGTGTTAATGcgatgagattgtttccccttatatgagatgagattgatgtgttgagctgtttccccttatatgagatgagattattgctagcaagatgtgatgtgatgtcgacccacacaacATTTATggcgagacggcttagccgatcgggctgagatcggacgccatgccgcgcacatggtggtattgtgagtggatgtctcggggtgagacaaCTTAGCTGGTCGAGCTATTTGATTCTCTTATTGATTTCCTGTTTCCTTCTCCGTTTGCTgttactcattctattgagagggtgtttagttttacatactactactattctatatgtactaacgtcccttttgccgggggcgctgcatctttaatggatgcatgtggtattgatcagtgatagcaacacaccctctcctcagctgacttggtgagccccatttcatttcggggtcctgcatctcttgtcctttgtacatagtgtttgaggtatagccgggaccttgttgCCGTCACTGTCGTAacactcttttgtttctgttagaagttccgtagacatagtgtgggttgtattttgttttggaaaggttgaactaaacttgttgtaattgtatcatctgtCCCACTTTAACTACGAATGTATAATGTACTGTTTTggggacttgttaatgacgtaattAATGAAAATGAACTGGTGTATTCACATGACCTAttaatgtttaattaatgatataaatgtattttctctttattcatgggcgagttgggtagaaggtattgtacatgcttgctcggccgggtatctcggttgagcgtcggtcgcgctccccgtggtcggggcgtgacacatatagtaaagaaaaatctaaaatttCATTTACCAAAGTATTTAAGTCATATAAATTTGATGGTgtcattttttctttttgttgaaaCTATGTGAATTTTAATCTTATAGTATCATGTTTACGAGATAAATATTAGTAATGCTTATAAACAAAATTGTATGTCATTACTTAATAAGTATCTTGATTctattaatatttttataatcttTACCAAATAGCCTAAAAAACAATACTATAATTTGTTTTTGAAAATAGCAATATAGCAGACGTTTACGATTGGTGAGAGTTTAAGCACAGTCATGGAAGAACCCATCGAAAGCCTCTGGCAAGAAGTTCGAGATCTAAGCCTAGGCTCCAGCACCCATATCGACCACCTCTCTTCCCCACCCACCCCTATCCAATTCCTCCGCGACTACGTCTCCGCCAACAAACCCTGCCTCATTTCCAACGCCATAAACCACTGGCCAGCCACCACTCTCTGGCATTCCACCCCTTATCTCCTCAGTACTCTCTCTTCCTCCTCCGTTTCCCTTCATCTCACCCCTACAGGCAAAGCTGATGCACTTACCCCACACCCCACTACTTCCACTACTTGCTTCGCCTCTGCTGAAGTTCAACGTATCCCTTTTCCTGATGCTTTGACCTGGGTCTTAGAATCGGACCCGAATTGTGTGGGTTATCTGCAGCAGCAGAATGATTGTTTTCGTAGTGAGTATGGGCCTTTGAGTCACGATTGTGACCCGGAGTTTACTTGGGCTTCTGAAGCTCTTGGGTGTTTGCCTGAAGCTGTGAACCTTTGGATTGGTAATGATTTGTCTGAAACTTCATTTCATAAGGATCATTATGAGAACGTATATGCTGTTGTTTCTGGGGAGAAGCATTTTTTGCTTCTTCCTCCTACTGACGTTCACAGGATGTATATTCGTTCGTATCCTGCTGCCAATTACCACTACTCCCAGGTTCCATATATTCTTTAATGTGCTTGTAAGGAAATGAGTGCGTTCAGTGGCAATGTTAGGAATTTAATTTAGGATGTTCAAAAATTTTGACCTATATATGCAGTATAATTTTCTACATACATAGTATAATATTTAGACAAATGGTGTATATGTGTTGATGGGTTTCCACAGAATTAGCAATTTTGTTCAACATTCTTTTCTTTCTTGTATTAATTTCTTGTAAATTTGTTGGGTTTTTATATATGAATTAGATGTTTGTTTCGATTATAGCACTTTGTGATGTATATGTGTTGATGGGTTGGCATGGAAGTTCTATTTGGTGGTCATTTATTTTGGAGAACTTGAATTTCAGTATAATGTCCTGTTCTTTAATGTATTCATATGTTATGTAGTTGAAGTGAAGTTTTGGTGGATTTTTATATGTGAATTGTACGACTTTCTAGCCCTTTATGATGTATATGTGTTGATGGGTTGCAATGAAAAATT
The DNA window shown above is from Nicotiana tomentosiformis chromosome 8, ASM39032v3, whole genome shotgun sequence and carries:
- the LOC104092998 gene encoding lysine-specific demethylase JMJ32, translated to MEEPIESLWQEVRDLSLGSSTHIDHLSSPPTPIQFLRDYVSANKPCLISNAINHWPATTLWHSTPYLLSTLSSSSVSLHLTPTGKADALTPHPTTSTTCFASAEVQRIPFPDALTWVLESDPNCVGYLQQQNDCFRSEYGPLSHDCDPEFTWASEALGCLPEAVNLWIGNDLSETSFHKDHYENVYAVVSGEKHFLLLPPTDVHRMYIRSYPAANYHYSQDTGEFSLELEEPMRYVPWCSVNPYPSPELKEKEMSKFPLYFDGPRPFEVTVKAGEILYLPSMWFHHVRQSPDSRGLTIAVNYWYDMRFDIKYAYFNFLQSLPHSMLCNPASSGNLLVESQCHSSMGNPVEESSITASANDDLLHDSNDAAEK